ACTCCATGCTCCACCAGGTCGAATCGGCCTTCGAGACCCGCGAACGCAGTTCGGCACAGCTGCGCCGCTTCGTCGCCGATGCCTCGCACGAGCTGCGTACGCCCTTGTCGGCGATCCGCGGCTACCTCCAGCTGTACGACAAGGGGATGCTGCGCGATCCAGCGGAACGCACGCGCGCGTGGAGCCGCGTCCTCGACGAGACCGACCGGATGGGTCACCTCGTCGACGAGCTGCTCACCCTGGCCCGCCTGGACCAGCAGCCGGAACTGCGCTTCAGGAACGTCGACCTGAGCCGCCTCGTACGGGACGCCGCCGACGATCTGCGGGTACAGGAACCGGAGCGGCCGCTCACGGTCCGCGCCGACGGGGCGGTGCTTATCCACGCGGACGAGTCGGGAATGCGCCAGGTGCTCGGCAATCTCCTGGCCAACGTGCGCGTCCACACACCCGTCGACGCGTCGGTCACGCTGGGCGTGGAGCGGCAGGACGGGGTGGTGCGGCTGCGCGTGGCCGACCGTGGCCCCGGCCTCACGGAGGCGGACACCGCGCGCGTGTTCGACCGGTTCTTCCGCGCGGGCGGCGGCGCGGGCAGCGGCCTCGGGATGGCGATCGTGCAGGGGGTGGTGGCGGCACACGGCGGAGAGGTGGAGGTGGAGACGGCACCGGGGTCGGGACTCACGGTGACGGTCACGTTGCCTGCGCGAACGGGCGGATGAGGCTCCTTGCCTCCTGCGCGCGGCTCCAGGGCCCCCTCAGGCCCGCACCAGCGCCCACACCGTCTTCCCGTGCCGCCCCCGCTGCCAGACGCCCCACGCCTCCGCCAGTCCGTCCAGCAGCCGCAGGCCTCGGCCGCCCTCCTCCATGGGGCCCATATCCCGTAGCTCCGGACTGGACGGGCTTTCGTCGGACACCTCTATGAAGCAGTCGCCGTCGGCGAGCACCGTGACCGCGACCTCGAACTCCCGGTCCTGGACGAGGCCGTGGCAGACCGCGTTCGTCACGAGCTCCGACACGAGGAGCACGGCGTCATGCAGCGCGGCGCTCTCCTCCTTGTGCCCCCACGCGGCGAGATGATCATGCACACGGAGCCGGGCGAGCGAGACGGATGCCGGATGCGGTGGCAGCCGGAAAGCCTGACGGCGCAACAACGTTCCCCCTATGGCACACCAAAGCACCAAGAACCGCGCACAATTCCAACACTTAATGCTGCACAGAGGTAGCGGCTGGTGTCACTCCGTCACCTTGCGGCCCGGCAGTATCCGGCCAGATTCGTACCACATCGAACCAACATGCGATTACGCCTGGCGGGAGGCCAGTTCGACGACCGTGACGTCGGACGGCGCCCCGACCCGCACGGGCGGCCCCCAGGCACCCGCGCCCCGCGTCACGTACAGCTGCGTGTCGCCGTACCGCTCCAGCCCGGCGAGCGTCGGATTCGCCAGGTCGGCGATGAAATTGCCTGGCCAGAGCTGTCCGCCGTGGGTGTGCCCGGAGAGCTGGAGGTCGACGCCGTGCTTGACGGCGTCGTGGATGACCACCGGCTGGTGGGCCAGGAGCACGGAGGCCCGCGAGCGGTCCCGGTCGCCAAGCGCCTTGGCGAAGTCGGGCCCGTGCCCCTCGCTCTCACCGGCCACGTCGTCCACGCCCGCGAGGTCGAAGCCGGGCAGTTCGGTGCGGGCGTTCTCCAGGGGACGCAGGCCGAGTTCGCGTACGTGATCGACCCACTGCTCGGCTCCCGAGAAGTACTCGTGGTTGCCGGTCACGAAGTACGTCCCGTGCCGCGCCCGAAGCTGCGCGAGCGGCGCGGCGGCGGGCCCGAGGTCCTCGACGCTGCCGTCGACCAGGTCGCCGACGACCGCGATGAGGTCGGGCTGGGTGCCGTTGATCGTGTCGACCACACGCTGGGTGAAGCCGCGTCCGAGAATCGGCCCCAGGTGGACGTCGCTGACCACGGCGATCCGGAAGCCGTGCGCCCCGCGCGGCAGCTTGGCCAGCGGCACGGTGACGCGCTTCACGCGGGGACCGCGCAGGACGCCGTACGTTCCGTAGCCGACGGTTCCGACGGCGACGGCCGCGGCGGTCCCGCCGACGATGCGCGAGACGAAGAGACGGCGCGAGGGGGCGACCGGTGTTTTCCGCGCGCCCTCGGGAGCAGGGGTCTCCGACCGGGCGGGGGTCTCCGTAGGAGTGCCGTTGTCCACGGAGAGGCCCGGGGACAGGGCCGGAGAGAGGGCCGGTGCGGAATCGGCCTCCTCCGTAGCGGCGGGTTTCGTACGACGCCGCAAGAAGAAGGGCCGTACGAGCTCACCGGCAAGAAGCGCGAGCACCAGATAGATCGACAGCGCCATCCACATGAAGCCGGGCCAGGCCAGCACCTTCTGCAGCCAGAACGGCGCCCCGGCCCGCTCACTGGCGACCGCCGCGAACATCAGCAGCGGCCCCGCCACGAAGACGACGGCTCCCGCACGCCGGACGAATCCGGGGCGGGCCGTGGTGTCCCGCACGAGGCGCCGCCACGCGTACCACTGCATCCCGGCGAGGGCCGCGAGCGCGGCGAGACCGGCCAGCACGAACAGGATGACCACGGTGGTGCGCCCCTCAGCAGTGCCCGAAGTGACCGATCAGCTATGACGTACGGCGCAGAGCACGCACTCCGCGCAACCCGATGGTCCCTACCACCGTCCCCAAGACAAAGGAGGCGACGGCGAGCGTCAGGTGGACCCAGAAGTACGCGGTCGGGTC
This Streptomyces sp. NBC_01283 DNA region includes the following protein-coding sequences:
- a CDS encoding ATP-binding protein, which translates into the protein MLRRQAFRLPPHPASVSLARLRVHDHLAAWGHKEESAALHDAVLLVSELVTNAVCHGLVQDREFEVAVTVLADGDCFIEVSDESPSSPELRDMGPMEEGGRGLRLLDGLAEAWGVWQRGRHGKTVWALVRA
- a CDS encoding metallophosphoesterase — protein: MVILFVLAGLAALAALAGMQWYAWRRLVRDTTARPGFVRRAGAVVFVAGPLLMFAAVASERAGAPFWLQKVLAWPGFMWMALSIYLVLALLAGELVRPFFLRRRTKPAATEEADSAPALSPALSPGLSVDNGTPTETPARSETPAPEGARKTPVAPSRRLFVSRIVGGTAAAVAVGTVGYGTYGVLRGPRVKRVTVPLAKLPRGAHGFRIAVVSDVHLGPILGRGFTQRVVDTINGTQPDLIAVVGDLVDGSVEDLGPAAAPLAQLRARHGTYFVTGNHEYFSGAEQWVDHVRELGLRPLENARTELPGFDLAGVDDVAGESEGHGPDFAKALGDRDRSRASVLLAHQPVVIHDAVKHGVDLQLSGHTHGGQLWPGNFIADLANPTLAGLERYGDTQLYVTRGAGAWGPPVRVGAPSDVTVVELASRQA